ATAATTATGCAACATAAACATGACTGCGTGCACTGGCgcgaaaacaagaacaaataccTTTCAGCTGAagtgttaataaaacaaaaacaaaagaagttACTTACTCGTCTCCATCGGGACATATTCCTGTTGTTTCATCATACTTCGTGCAATAGACATCTGGGCTGTAATTAAAAGTCCCCTCTCTTCTTCGTATGGGTCTCCGTCTTCGCTGATTTAGAAAATGCCAGTGGAAACACGTAAAGGGTCGATGCTGTGTGCATTTGTGCTGCAAAAACAGTGGGCACTGCTCGGTCCTGAACTCCTTCAAATATCTAGGATTACAATGGGGGGGAAATCACGGTCAGAAACTTTATAATCAATCACCTCCGCGACAAAAACTACACTTGAGTGATGTATAAACAAATCAGTATTGACAGAATCATACGCAGCAATGTGAGACTACGTTACATTCAAAGTTTGGAGCTGCGGGGACTGTTTACACTGCGTAGTTTCGTATACGCTAACGTTACCATTCCCCAACAAAACTAGCCCTAGTAGTTAAATAGATTACGCGATAATCACCCTTTTCAGCAACTGTAAACATATAATATTCACTTTAAGTgtttataaacatctaaatgggaACGGAatgtgttgttttaaattgttaaattgttttaaaaatccaCTGCATCAACTGTAGCCACTGTGAGCCATTTCTCAAGGCTCTCCAATACAACATTAGAAGCTCACGCCAAGTACTCCGCGATTAGCGTACACAGTTACGTAAAATCTTCGGCGTACGTTCCATTCATACCAACGGAGCGTACGGCGGGAAAAGAACGTAGTGTAGAAACACGGGCCGAGGAAGGAGGCGGATGCAGCTAACAAACCAGCCTGCTAGCTACATCTAGCGAGCGTCTCGACTCGCTCGTCTTGCTGCAATGCAATGTACATGTCCTCGGGCTTTTACAAAAGCAGCGTTTGAGAAAACAAGCGAAGAGCACTTTCTTAAGTTTTAAACGACTCACAGAACAGTTAACGTAAAGCTTTGCTACGGAAAACCAACGATGTTCAGAGCATACGAAATTGttgatttaattaacattaatgtgAGATCCGCGTGTATTCGGAAGAATTTACAAAAGCAAAAGCACCATTTTAAAACGCACAGAGGGGAGGAAGCAGCACGCGTCACAAATGCAAATCCGACAGTCAAGTATCGAATAGTCATCGCCTTCCGCTGAAACGTATTTTAGTCCGTTTGATGTTTAATTTACTTACGAATAGTGGGTTGGTTTCTCGGTTTGAGGAGAAGCGCTCGCCGCCGTTTTCGAAACCGACGGCATTTTCAGTCAAAACAATAATAGCGCGTGCGCGGGGACCCTCTCGTCTACTCATGCTCTCGCGCGCCGCTGCAAGGCCAATATCAGCAACTGGCGGGACAAACAAACAGAAGACAATGGCCATGCTGCATAGCACCACTGCTATAATATGCAACGATCCCTCACACAACACGCGTGACTATTAGACTGCAACATGTTCagaaatactattaataataataataataatataaatgtaatataaacataAACCAATGCTTAAAtagacattcatttatttatttgtaaattattcagaGTGCAGCGCACCTAAAAGTAGTAACTGTTTTTGGggataaagacattttttatgtagttttagTTGCAATTAAATGTACCCAGATAGCAAACAGACGTCGATTCAATGTTGATTCTAGTTAGTTTGCTGAAGTTATGTATAAAAAAGCATCAACACACGTTCCTAAAGTGAGAATGAAGATCTAGCCTACATGTATATATTACTCCACCACCCGTTTTATCTATTAGACATAATCTTTGTTTTCTAAgttatgtggaaaataaaacGTTAACAAATCGCTAAATGTGAGATTGAAGACGATGTCTGAATAAAGTACCCAAAGTATATTAAACCAGCAACCGTTTAATCTAACCAATTCTTAATCAAAGCATTTATCATTAATCATCaaactaatttgttttttttttttttttgcaagaaaaaaaacttgtacaaatatacaaaaacacaggGAAGTGAGATATAAATACACTCCAATAAgaatcaaacataaaataaaatagacattctggatttgcatataaaattatagtattattgatacataaaagtgcaaaaatatacttaaattcTTTTGGAAAagttcatcaaaataaatcttctaaaatgtaaataaagcgAAAAAACGTAGAGGAGGCTGTGTTATGTTAAACCAATGAGAGAAGGGAACGTAATAATATGGGCGTGTCTAAGCGACgatcacagaaatatataaatagaagCCCAAACCGTCATATTTTCAAACACGAGATACTACGTGGGGAAGATCGTGACGCAGAGAGGTTTGAGTGAGTCAACTTTACATCGTTTCGTAGATATGTAGACATTAGAGAACAATCATAGTAACGTAGTTCAACTAGAGCTAATGTAAAACAAGACAACTCGCCGTTTTCAGAGTTGATCGGATTTTCGGTTCCTCCTGTTTACTGATGAATCCTTTACGTTATTGGCTGCTTTGTAGCttggattattttttacagtaacgttAGTTCATTTAAACATCGTGTGGCGTTTTAAGACACGTTAaaggtatttttgtttgtttgtttttaggcaGGCTGTGAAGCAGTATGTGGCATAATATAATTCCCTGCTGGTTTGTCAGTGTACGGTTTTGCCCGCCATTTTGGACAATAGTCTATTCATCTATTAATGTTACTTGAAGAGGTCGAGTTGCCGTTGTTGTTGAATTCAAATAACTTTCCCTTGTGCCTCGGCACACTTTCCCGCTGTTTCTAAATTACGCAAACACTAGATTTCTGGTTGAAGGCGAGTCTCGCGGTGGGATGGTGTGTAATATGCAGTGTTTGAGTTTAACCGTCTTTGCTGTAGATGGGGGCTGATGCTGGTCTCTCCGAGAAGCGTCTGTGCAAATACACGCATGGGATGCTTGTTTGGTTGTGCTCAAGGCCAATCACGCGTGAACTTTAGCCGTTTTACATCGCTTATCATTTAAAACGCGTCGTAGGCACTGTAACGTTACATTGTACAGCtttataaatgtacaattttgAGTATTTGCGGCTTTGGAGCGGAAGTGGTAAAAGCAAAACCGCAAGACCCGGATGACAGCGCCATTTTAAGTCACCGTTTGAGTTTCCCCATTAAAACGGGAAGAATAACTTATTTAGGTTTTATGCTTTATCTTTAATTCCAGAGACTGAGAAACAATGGCTCGTACCAAGCAGACCGCGCGTAAATCAACTGGAGGAAAGGCGCCAAGAAAACAGCTGGCGACTAAAGCCGCCAGGAAGAGCGCGCCCTCTACTGGAGGAGTAAAGAAGCCGCACAGATACAGGCGAGGCGGAGATGCATCACAATACTCACACACGAGGAAGTTGATGATGGCAGTTAAATCAATTATTTCTCTCTTCCCTTGCCCATTTCAGGCCTGGAACTGTTGCTCTGAGAGAGATTCGTCGTTATCAGAAGTCAACGGAGTTGCTCATCCGCAAGTTGCCGTTTCAGCGTCTGGTTCGGGAGATCGCACAGGACTTCAAAACTGACCTGAGGTTCCAGAGCGCAGCCATCGGTGCACTCCAGGTGTCTAGCTattatgttaactttttttttttttcttgactgtTTGCGACGCGAAATACAATATGCTCAGTTTCTGGAAGCTTTTACaaattgtctttttgtttttaaacaggaAGCAAGTGAAGCCTACCTTGTCGGTCTGTTTGAGGACACTAACTTGTGCGCCATTCATGCCAAGAGAGTCACAATCATGCCCAAGGATATCCAGCTTGCGAGGCGAATCAGAGGAGAGAGGGcctaatttttatcctttttatttttaattttttcctcttAACTTTTAATGAGAAACACTCAAATTAAAAGCAATGGATTTGTACATCGGAGTCATTTTTGTAAAGCATTCCTTACAGACTCAGGTTTTTAAAGTGAGTGTGTCTAGATTAACCATCGTGGAGCTCATTGTAGGTCAGCTTTAGTTGCATGCTTTAAAGTATTTATCACTTCTCTTTTACACTGATCATTGGGTTGTAAATAAAATTACTCTACCTCAAAACCGTGTGCTGATTCAGTCTGTCACTTGAATTATGCTCGGGGTTTTAATTGAAAGACCGACCTAATGTATGAATGACTGCTCCGTAAATCTATTAGGATCTAAGTTATCTTTTACCATGTTTATAAAGTTGAGTCTCTCGCCACAAGAGGGCAGAGTCGTGTCACTTTTGGCGCGATTCACAGCGTTAACCACAAGCACTCATCAAATTACGTCTAGTAACAATTTTAGAGGTGTCATGTTACCATATTAAATCTATTTATACTTAAGCAGAATACAACTCATTTGATGGCACTACCAAATCCATATAACGTACACAATGGATTAGAAGGAAGAAACGCCGTAACCGTGCTTGCCAACAAATTAAACCTGCAGCGTTGGAGTTTGCTACGGTGTAGCATGCTAATCAAAACATTCTCAATGtaagtatttgaaatattttcagtGTGATGGCTTTATTCGGAACCTCTAGATTTAACAAGTTTATCACCACATTCTCCACTTAATTAAGATGCATCGTGTGATTTAATATTGTTCCATAGATTAGAAACGGCGCCACTTTGCACCTGTGTGAACGTTTCTCACCATTAATGTGTTGTCCACTGTGAGGTATATTTGCTTGTATATGTTCATGGATGTGCTCCTCTTGTGGTCAGGGTGAGTCTGAacagttatttgtttattcaatGGACCGTTTTCACAAGACTGATGACGCGTTTAACGGTCATCAGCTTCTAAAATCCTCAAAGGTTtcttatatttgcatttttaaaatgaatttatgtacatttataagTATACATTTATGTTTGCCTTTGTTTCATATTACATTTGCatcgaaacacacacacacacacacaaaagttaaGGCCAAGAGTGTTTCTAATGCAGGAGGGACGGTACGTTTGATATCGTTCATTTTTCCGACTGCTGTCAtcggtcttttttttattattattgaaggtCACGGAAACTTCgtggagtttttttttatgctatttgagcaaatgggaattcaaaaaaacaatatttgtggTACTCTTCCCCCAAGTTTAACCAACTTTGACGACTTCCGCTGCTGAGAAACCCGGGAACGTGGAAAGGGTCCATGTCGAAATGTTTTGGTTTCGTCTACGTTACTCCATGATATTTGGATGAATTCATTATAAGTGTTGTGTTAGCTACACTCTTGGACTTGAACACTCCTTTGCAAAGCTCTGTTAGACCCTCTAGATGTTATCTAAGTTGcctctgttctttctttcttttcccccctagatattattttaatatgcaaatgtaaTTGTGGATCAGATCTTTTATTCAAAGTCATTCCTTAAGCATATGCATTAATTCTCACTACTTTAATTACCTTTGACAAAAGGCAGCCACCCTTTGGTGCTGGATGCTGCAAGTCTTACTGTGTTTTGTAAGCTTTCAGTTTATCATTCTCCTCCGAGCCACAATATTTCCAAGGCATTTTTAAAAGAATCTTTATTATTTGGACAAATTCAGATCAAAATAACTTTTGTTTTGCGCTCATATTTATTATGAAGTATATTGGAGGTTTGTATTGTTTAAGTGTGCGAATACAGAGAGGGgggatgtaaacactgaaaaACCATAAGATAGCATGAGTTCTGATAAACAGATTCATTAAATCGCATCGCACCTCTTGCTCTTTGTCTTTCTCAGAGTCGTCCTGtgtctatttatttgtatttatacagaTACGAAATTAACATGTCTTGTTGACTCTTTCCCAGGGGTTGACTGTGGGGGGTCCAGATTTCAGCTCTGTTATCTGTCATTATCTCACTTGTCtgtatatttctgtgatgctcacATCCTAAGGGCTGTTCTCGTCATGGATTCTCAATCTCTGTCAGAGGCACAACAACCTTACTCATGCCCTATAGGACTGTCTGAGACACATGTTTCccaagtcacactttttttatcTCTTCATATGtttgattgtttatatatatatatatatatatgtgtgtgtgtgtgtgtgtgtaaatttgttAATTTTCCTGGGCAGGTCCttacaaattcataaaaaaagctttttttagaTTATGCTTACATATTTTTCTTAGCCTGGGCCATTACGATGGAAAAACATTTATTGGTTTTGCCAGGCTGTCTTATTTCTATTTATTGTTTTCTTGCAGACTTTGCCAGAACTGCATGTTCTGTTGCACTGGTCTATATTAAATAAACTCTCTGCATCAGCACCCAGCACTCCATACAGACACATTCTTGTCATTATCAACAATAGTTGCATTACTTTATTGACTCTTGCTACAAAATACCTTTTATCAGCTGCATGTCAAATACCAACGAATGGGTTTTAGATCAAGCAGCATATTCTCCACTGATCTCAGTGTTGTCATGAGTCTCATCCTGTGTTCCcagagcagtgttattttagtattgtttatataatacattgtagtatttatttttaattaagtttaattttgagatttttaatttaaattgtatttctaTTAACAAAAATTGTTTTAGTAAATAATAACAGCACTGCTCCAGGGTGAGTTTATGACTCAGGGCAAAGACAGCAGCTTGGCCATCCTCAGTCAGGACACACTACGAAGCGATTTTCTAAATCTCTCACCAGTTTTCTTTTAGGTCTATTAATACTTTAACTtgtattgtgacattattttcaagtttttttttttcacataaatccAGACTTACTTACTTTACattttagtgttttataatttgCATTCATGATACTCATTGCtgcaatacaataataaaaaaaaggtctcTAAAATGTGCCCTTTATAAAGCACAATCTAGATTAGCTGTTTGTGCATTTCCTGTGGCATTTGTCATAGATAagataaaccattattttattatgcCTACACTGTCTTGTTTTCCATCTAAGAAGGGAAGAAATCCATTATGCAACAATATCCCGTCACCTTTCTAGTGTAGCGGACAGCGTTTGTAAAACTAGTGGTCTTATTACAAAATAGACAACCGTTTTATACGTTATTGTTAAAATGGGGCTATTTCTTCATTCATTGCTTTTTTCAAGCTAAAATGCATTACATCATTCTTAACCCCAATCCttacatagaaaaaaaagaaagaaaaaaaaaaatcccaggagAACAActttgagattattattatttttttacttatttgcattcctcattttcttttttatttgtttgtctttgttgtgttttacttGGGAAAAAGCCCTCAGACTGCCACTGTGTTTATGAATAATTTGAGTCAAATATTGTTTTAGCCTTGGGCATGAGAGGGCTCTCTCTCTCTAGGGGAGATTCTCAACATCCTGTTATCAAGATGCTCTTGTTATCATGTCATAACcgtttgtatatgtatatgaaaaTAGCATACATTCTAATGATACTTAAATCATCCTGACACATTTTGGACagctaaacaaatatttaaaatctcaTTGTGTA
The sequence above is drawn from the Carassius auratus strain Wakin chromosome 5, ASM336829v1, whole genome shotgun sequence genome and encodes:
- the LOC113083289 gene encoding histone H3.3, whose translation is MARTKQTARKSTGGKAPRKQLATKAARKSAPSTGGVKKPHRYRPGTVALREIRRYQKSTELLIRKLPFQRLVREIAQDFKTDLRFQSAAIGALQEASEAYLVGLFEDTNLCAIHAKRVTIMPKDIQLARRIRGERA